Proteins encoded in a region of the Eschrichtius robustus isolate mEscRob2 chromosome 16, mEscRob2.pri, whole genome shotgun sequence genome:
- the TBL2 gene encoding transducin beta-like protein 2 produces MELLQMPELMGLSLLLGLLALMATAAVARGWLRAEQETCGRSAGQRANGFPPDKSLRSKKQKQHQRIHKEKPQQHNFTHRLLAATLKSHSGNISCMDFSSNGKYLATCADDRTVRIWSTKDFLQREHRSMRANVELDHAILVRFSPDCRAFIVWLANGDTLRVFKMTKREDGGYTFTATPEDFPKKHKAAIVNIGIADTGKFIMTASSDTTILIWNLKGQVLSTINTNQMHNTSAAISPCSRFVASCGFTPDVKVWEVCFGKKGDFQEVVRAFELKGHSAAIHCFAFSNDSRRMASVSKDGTWKLWDTDVEYKKQQDPYLLRTGRFEEASAVPCRLALSPDAQVLALASGSSIHLYNTRRGEKEECFEQVHGECISDLSFDVTGRLLASCGDRAVRLFHNTPGYRAVVEEMQGLLKRASNESTRQRLQQQLTQAQEALKSLGALRK; encoded by the exons ATGGAGCTGCTGCAGATGCCGGAGCTGATGGGGCTGTCGCTGTTGCTCGGGCTGCTGGCCCTGATGGCGACGGCGGCGGTAGCGCGGGGGTGGCTGCGCGCGGAGCAGGAGACGTGCGGCCGGTCCGCAG GCCAAAGAGCAAATGGATTTCCGCCTGACAAGTCCTTGAGATCCAAGAAGCAGAAACAACATCAGCGGATTCACAAGGAAAAGCCTCAGCAACACAACTTCACCCACCGCCTCCTGGCTGCAACACTGAAG AGCCACAGTGGGAACATATCTTGCATGGACTTTAGCAGCAATGGCAAGTACCTGGCCACCTGTGCAGATGACCGTACCGTCCGCATCTGGAGCACCAAGGACTTCCTGCAGCGGGAGCACCGCAGCATGAGAGCAAATGTGGAGCTGGACCATGCCATCCTGGTGCGCTTCAGCCCTGACTGCAG AGCATTCATCGTCTGGCTGGCTAATGGAGATACCCTCCGTGTCTTCAAGATGACCAAGCGAGAGGATGGGGGCTATACTTtcacggccaccccagaggactTTCCTAAAAAGCACAAGGCAGCCATCGTCAATATTGGCATTGCTGACACAG GGAAGTTCATCATGACTGCTTCCAGTGACACAACTATCCTCATCTGGAATCTGAAAGGTCAGGTGCTGTCTACCATCAACACCAACCAGATGCACAATACATCTGCTGCTATATCCCCTTGTAGCAG GTTTGTGGCCTCATGTGGCTTCACCCCAGATGTAAAAGTTTGGGAAGTCTGCTTTGGGAAAAAAGGGGACTTCCAGGAGGTTGTGCGAGCCTTTGAACTGAAGGGCCACTCTGCAGCCATCCACTGCTTCGCTTTCTCCAATGACTCCCGGAG GATGGCCTCTGTCTCCAAGGATGGTACGTGGAAACTGTGGGACACAGATGTGGAATACAAGAAGCAGCAGGACCCCTACTTGCTGAGGACGGGCCGTTTTGAAGAAGCGAGCGCCGTGCCGTGCCGCCTGGCACTCTCCCCGGATGCCCAGGTTTTGGCTTTGGCCAGTGGCAGCAGTATTCATCTCTATAATACCCGGCGGGGTGAGAAGGAGGAGTGCTTCGAGCAGGTCCATGGGGAGTGTATCAGTGACTTGTCCTTTGACGTCACTGGCCGGCTTCTGGCCTCCTGTGGGGACCGGGCAGTGCGGCTCTTCCACAACACCCCTGGCTACCGGGCAGTGGTGGAAGAAATGCAGGGCCTCCTGAAGCGGGCCTCCAATGAGAGCACCCGCCAGAGGCTACAGCAGCAGCTGACGCAGGCCCAGGAGGCCCTGAAGAGCCTGGGtgccttgaggaaatga